One part of the Arachidicoccus terrestris genome encodes these proteins:
- the rimM gene encoding ribosome maturation factor RimM (Essential for efficient processing of 16S rRNA), with translation MATEYIQIGRLVATHGIKGDLILEHGVGEHIKSGALQRIKAIFIEPVKDSYIPYFIEKVTPRSKGEWLVKLEGTDSKESAKLLIRKNVWLPRQDFDGLMDGFQPVALIGYMVINNGQILSEVEEVIEQPHQILLKITYQEKEVLIPLHSETLKQVDQKGRKVLVDLPDGLLDIYLEM, from the coding sequence ATGGCGACAGAATACATCCAGATAGGAAGATTGGTAGCAACACACGGTATTAAAGGGGATTTGATCCTGGAACATGGTGTTGGGGAGCATATTAAATCGGGTGCGCTGCAACGCATTAAGGCTATTTTTATAGAACCGGTCAAGGATTCCTATATCCCCTATTTCATAGAAAAGGTCACCCCCAGGTCGAAGGGAGAATGGTTGGTTAAACTGGAAGGGACGGATAGTAAAGAATCCGCTAAATTATTGATCCGTAAAAATGTGTGGTTGCCGCGCCAGGATTTTGATGGCCTGATGGATGGGTTTCAGCCAGTCGCACTGATAGGCTATATGGTGATTAACAATGGGCAGATATTATCAGAGGTCGAGGAAGTGATTGAACAGCCTCATCAGATATTGTTAAAAATAACTTACCAGGAAAAGGAGGTATTAATACCGCTTCACAGTGAGACATTAAAACAAGTCGATCAGAAAGGGCGTAAAGTATTGGTTGACCTTCCGGACGGGTTGCTTGATATATATCTGGAGATGTAA
- a CDS encoding carbonic anhydrase → MNNNNNQVNIPKDPQSILHILQAGNKRFMENIRQNRDHHSGIDATKDGQKPFAAILSCMDSRVAAELVFDQGIGDIFNIRIAGNIITPEVLGSLEYAVEVSGVPVILILGHTGCGAIGGACDQVSLGNLTGLLEKIQPAIRAEKTVTDNRNSQNPEFVRKVTLLHLENVLSDMLEQSSVIANAVRSDKLLVATAIYDVASGAVQFLSGTTDLEVLALIPQGASV, encoded by the coding sequence ATGAATAACAATAATAATCAAGTAAATATCCCAAAGGATCCGCAGTCCATTTTGCATATCCTGCAGGCGGGCAACAAGCGCTTTATGGAAAATATACGGCAAAACAGGGATCATCATAGTGGCATTGATGCGACCAAGGATGGACAAAAGCCTTTTGCGGCCATACTAAGTTGTATGGACTCAAGGGTTGCCGCTGAGTTGGTCTTCGACCAAGGCATCGGTGACATTTTCAACATCCGGATCGCCGGAAATATCATCACACCTGAAGTCCTGGGCTCTCTTGAATATGCAGTTGAAGTCAGCGGCGTTCCCGTTATCCTCATACTGGGGCATACCGGTTGTGGCGCGATTGGCGGCGCCTGCGATCAGGTGAGTCTGGGTAACCTGACCGGCCTTCTGGAAAAAATCCAGCCGGCCATCCGGGCAGAAAAAACCGTGACGGACAACCGCAATAGCCAGAACCCGGAATTCGTCCGAAAGGTTACACTCTTGCACCTGGAAAATGTACTGAGTGACATGCTGGAACAAAGCAGCGTTATCGCGAATGCTGTGCGTTCTGACAAGCTTCTGGTCGCGACGGCCATTTACGATGTGGCTTCCGGTGCTGTACAGTTTCTCAGCGGAACAACGGATCTGGAGGTGCTGGCATTAATACCACAAGGCGCTTCCGTTTAG
- a CDS encoding DUF4783 domain-containing protein — MMMKRILAIVTCLLLLTSFTRISGDISEIVEALKGNNATQVSKFFDSAVDIKLPGKDEVKNVSKNQATLILKNFYSEQNVKGFDLTSKREMGGTGYLTGKLKADAKSYNITLMLKTSGSTTSIVTVRIN, encoded by the coding sequence ATGATGATGAAAAGAATTTTAGCGATTGTGACCTGTTTGCTGTTGCTCACTTCATTTACGCGTATTTCAGGGGATATATCTGAAATCGTAGAGGCATTGAAGGGTAATAACGCAACACAGGTTAGTAAATTTTTTGATAGCGCGGTGGATATTAAACTGCCGGGAAAAGACGAAGTAAAAAATGTCAGCAAAAATCAGGCGACCCTGATTTTGAAGAACTTCTACTCCGAGCAAAATGTCAAAGGGTTCGATCTTACCTCTAAAAGAGAAATGGGGGGAACAGGTTATCTGACAGGCAAACTGAAAGCGGATGCAAAAAGCTATAACATTACGCTGATGCTTAAGACGAGCGGCTCCACAACCTCCATTGTAACGGTGCGTATCAATTAA
- a CDS encoding UDP-N-acetylmuramoyl-tripeptide--D-alanyl-D-alanine ligase: MSIAELYELYTRYPSIQTDSRKIQKGDLFFALKGPNFNGNLYAEQAIRDGAAYAIVDEAVASDNVRLIQVKDVLSSLQQLAHYHRKTFDIPFIAITGSNGKTTTKELVHAVLSTQYTTYTTKGNLNNHIGVPLTLLSIKRDADVAVIEMGANHLGEIAGYCVYTEPTIGIITNCGKAHLEGFGSEQGVRKGKGELFDFLRAHNGTSFAYADYPYFENMTRGIAHQFWYSENANSTKENLIAAGDIYKSDPFLEIRLQAAHRADRVIETQLVGAYNLPNVLCAVALGRYFDIPDDTIQKAIAAYAPSNSRSQLIHKDSNQIILDAYNANPSSMQAAILNFSKMKADNKVLILGGMKELGQESPAEHLKLKALIDQSGSWDKVILIGPEFEGIAPEYSWFKDQHAAAEALENTPFRNSYILVKGSRSNGLEKLVEVL; the protein is encoded by the coding sequence ATGTCAATAGCTGAACTATACGAATTATATACCCGGTATCCCTCTATACAGACAGATAGCAGAAAAATACAAAAGGGGGACCTGTTTTTTGCCTTAAAAGGCCCCAATTTTAATGGAAATCTTTATGCTGAACAAGCTATCAGAGACGGTGCTGCCTATGCCATCGTAGATGAAGCGGTGGCTTCGGATAACGTCCGTTTAATTCAGGTGAAAGATGTGCTTAGCTCCCTGCAGCAACTGGCACATTATCATCGCAAGACTTTCGATATCCCGTTTATTGCCATTACTGGCAGCAATGGTAAAACAACGACCAAAGAGCTGGTCCATGCAGTATTAAGTACGCAATATACAACGTATACGACCAAGGGCAATCTGAATAATCATATCGGTGTTCCGCTGACCCTGCTTTCAATAAAAAGAGATGCGGATGTGGCCGTTATAGAGATGGGGGCCAATCACCTGGGAGAGATCGCCGGCTATTGTGTTTATACCGAACCGACAATCGGTATTATTACCAACTGCGGCAAGGCGCATCTGGAAGGCTTTGGAAGCGAGCAAGGGGTTCGAAAAGGCAAAGGAGAACTTTTTGATTTTCTCAGAGCGCATAATGGTACCAGTTTTGCCTATGCGGATTATCCTTATTTTGAGAATATGACCAGGGGCATCGCTCATCAGTTCTGGTATAGTGAAAACGCGAATAGTACTAAAGAAAATCTGATCGCAGCCGGTGATATATACAAAAGTGACCCTTTTTTGGAGATCCGGCTTCAGGCAGCGCACAGGGCCGACCGGGTTATTGAGACACAGTTGGTAGGCGCCTATAATTTGCCTAATGTGCTCTGCGCTGTTGCGCTTGGCAGATATTTTGATATCCCCGATGACACGATACAGAAGGCCATTGCAGCCTATGCGCCTTCTAACAGCAGGTCTCAGTTGATCCATAAAGACAGTAATCAGATCATACTGGATGCCTATAATGCAAATCCCTCCAGTATGCAGGCGGCTATTCTCAATTTTAGCAAAATGAAGGCGGATAATAAAGTATTGATTTTGGGCGGCATGAAAGAGCTGGGCCAGGAAAGTCCCGCGGAGCACCTGAAGCTAAAGGCATTGATCGATCAAAGCGGCAGCTGGGATAAAGTCATTTTAATTGGTCCGGAATTCGAGGGCATCGCGCCGGAATATAGCTGGTTTAAAGACCAGCATGCAGCGGCTGAGGCGCTTGAAAACACGCCGTTCCGGAACAGTTATATACTGGTGAAAGGCTCCAGAAGCAACGGCCTGGAAAAGCTGGTCGAAGTATTATAA
- the kbl gene encoding glycine C-acetyltransferase, whose translation MNEAFVQRIGQELQEIETAGLFKKERSIESPQGPEISVGGKTVLNFCANNYLGLSSHPKVLEAAKATIDKRGYGMSSVRFICGTQDIHKTLEAKISEFLGTEDTILYAAAFDANGGVFEPLFGAEDAIISDALNHASIIDGVRLCKAARYRYNHNDMADLETKLKEAAGHRSRIIVTDGSFSMDGTIAQLDKIVALAEKYDAIVMSDESHSTGFIGKSGRGTHEYRNVLGKVDIITGTLGKALGGASGGFTSGRKEIIELLRQRSRPYLFSNTLAPSIVGASIAILDMLSETTDLRDKLEANTKYFREKMTAAGFDIKEGIHPIVPVMLYDAVIAQQFAAALQQEGIYVTGFFFPVVPKGQARIRVQLSAAHEIRHLDQAIAAFVKVGKDLGVLKS comes from the coding sequence ATGAATGAAGCATTTGTACAGCGTATCGGTCAGGAACTTCAGGAAATTGAAACAGCGGGTCTGTTTAAAAAAGAACGAAGCATTGAAAGTCCTCAGGGCCCGGAAATCTCAGTCGGTGGTAAAACGGTATTGAATTTCTGTGCCAATAATTATCTGGGGCTTTCTTCACATCCCAAAGTACTGGAAGCTGCCAAAGCAACGATTGATAAAAGGGGCTATGGCATGAGCAGTGTCCGTTTTATCTGTGGCACACAGGATATTCATAAAACGCTGGAAGCCAAAATTTCCGAGTTCCTCGGCACTGAAGATACGATTTTATATGCGGCAGCTTTCGATGCCAATGGCGGCGTATTCGAACCACTTTTTGGTGCGGAAGATGCCATTATCAGTGATGCCTTGAACCACGCTTCTATTATCGACGGAGTTAGGCTATGTAAAGCGGCCCGTTATCGCTATAATCACAATGATATGGCAGATCTGGAGACCAAATTAAAGGAGGCCGCCGGACACCGTAGCCGTATTATTGTTACCGACGGATCTTTCTCCATGGACGGAACGATCGCACAGCTCGATAAAATAGTTGCCCTGGCTGAAAAATATGATGCCATCGTCATGAGTGATGAAAGTCACTCGACCGGTTTTATCGGTAAATCGGGGAGAGGAACCCATGAGTACAGAAATGTGTTGGGTAAAGTAGATATTATTACCGGCACGCTGGGTAAGGCATTGGGAGGCGCCAGCGGCGGTTTTACATCGGGCAGAAAAGAAATTATCGAGCTGCTGCGGCAGCGCAGCCGCCCTTATCTGTTTTCCAACACCTTGGCCCCTAGTATTGTAGGAGCCTCTATTGCCATATTGGATATGCTGAGTGAGACAACAGATCTTCGCGATAAACTCGAAGCCAACACGAAGTATTTCCGGGAAAAAATGACGGCTGCCGGATTCGACATCAAAGAAGGTATCCATCCCATTGTGCCGGTCATGTTATATGACGCCGTTATTGCCCAGCAATTTGCCGCTGCCTTGCAACAGGAAGGTATTTATGTGACAGGCTTTTTCTTCCCGGTGGTACCTAAAGGGCAGGCCAGAATCAGGGTACAGTTAAGTGCCGCACATGAAATCCGTCATCTGGATCAGGCAATTGCCGCTTTTGTCAAAGTGGGTAAGGATTTGGGGGTGCTTAAATCATAA
- a CDS encoding bestrophin family protein — MLLEKRIPFRYFFKQVKYDLLFVLIMSLVTFMLKKMFGDLMPNIPVSLPAFLGTAISLLLSFKLSQSYERWWEARIVWGAIVNDSRNLVNQVLHFSSSEAEDDAYSIRKAICYRQIAWVHCLGQSLRKLNPLKNTIDYIPETEVDYIERHINKPLALLDLHSRDVATLYKKGWINSFQQVQINKTIVELCNSMGRAERIKNTVFPVTYRQILHYFIYVFLLIMSLALLEIDSLWEVPLDLLIAMPFFLIEKTAKYMQDPFMNKPTDTSVTALAITIETNIKQILQDKNLPRPSDLGNTFYVM; from the coding sequence ATGTTACTTGAAAAACGTATTCCTTTCCGCTATTTCTTCAAACAGGTTAAATATGATTTGCTGTTTGTTCTGATTATGTCCCTGGTAACTTTTATGTTAAAAAAAATGTTTGGCGACCTGATGCCTAATATTCCTGTATCACTGCCTGCTTTCCTGGGAACCGCCATTTCTTTGCTGCTGTCTTTTAAACTCAGTCAGTCATACGAACGATGGTGGGAAGCAAGGATTGTTTGGGGAGCGATTGTGAATGACTCCAGAAATCTCGTCAATCAGGTATTACACTTCTCCAGTTCAGAAGCAGAGGACGATGCGTATTCAATAAGGAAAGCCATCTGCTATCGCCAGATCGCCTGGGTACATTGCCTGGGTCAATCGCTTAGAAAGCTAAATCCACTGAAAAACACCATCGATTACATACCGGAAACAGAAGTTGATTATATTGAACGGCATATCAACAAACCTTTGGCTCTTCTGGATCTACACTCCAGGGATGTTGCGACACTGTATAAAAAAGGATGGATTAACTCGTTTCAGCAAGTCCAGATTAATAAAACCATTGTTGAACTCTGTAATTCGATGGGCCGGGCAGAAAGGATCAAAAATACAGTCTTCCCGGTTACCTACCGGCAAATATTACACTACTTCATCTATGTTTTCCTGCTGATCATGTCTCTTGCTCTATTGGAAATTGACAGTTTATGGGAGGTTCCGCTGGATCTGCTCATCGCCATGCCTTTTTTCCTGATTGAGAAGACAGCAAAATATATGCAGGATCCATTTATGAATAAACCGACAGATACCTCTGTAACGGCTTTGGCCATTACAATAGAAACAAATATAAAACAGATTTTACAGGACAAGAATCTTCCAAGGCCAAGCGACCTCGGTAATACCTTTTACGTCATGTAG
- a CDS encoding glycoside hydrolase family 2 protein, with product MQTSATSKRSVVMTLFLISVCLMAGTLLFLKHYSNGHAPGGQGDHYKILNKPWRFQTGDDLSWRNPAYNDDGWEVVDLTAPPGAHDGDVGLSGYMPGWTSQGHADYAGYGWYRYKIPADSVPAGKLALLAPPAVDDAYQLYVNGNLLGSAGDFSKKIPLAYSIRPSFFLLPDSLSKDGQVTLAFRVWMSPGTLGQAPDLGGIHIAPVLGVKDTVESAYRFQWSQSIKGYIVEVVEPVIFVLLAIGVFSVLKSKEQFLLRKWLIVGLILLGLYRVNQAVYTWFQIESTHAYDVISTVLLRPMILGSWLTAWWHWYQPRLPGRIPWLVSALTILYICAAFLGLAWTTGLADHDFFQNLTTYIRYLFLALLVLIVCGGIIQQPQKKWLGLLAVILLSVGLFAREFALLHLLPGIYFPYGVGVSLTQYVYAGFVIVIYIILYGYAIDQPSDRKTTNPL from the coding sequence ATGCAAACTTCAGCAACGTCTAAAAGGTCCGTCGTCATGACGCTGTTCCTTATTTCGGTCTGTCTGATGGCTGGTACCTTGTTGTTTTTGAAACATTACAGCAATGGTCATGCCCCTGGCGGTCAGGGAGATCATTACAAAATACTGAATAAGCCCTGGCGGTTTCAGACCGGAGATGATCTATCCTGGCGCAACCCAGCGTATAATGATGATGGCTGGGAGGTGGTCGACCTGACAGCGCCGCCAGGTGCGCATGATGGTGATGTCGGCTTATCGGGCTATATGCCTGGCTGGACTTCTCAGGGACATGCGGATTATGCGGGATACGGTTGGTATAGATACAAAATTCCTGCGGATAGTGTGCCGGCTGGAAAATTAGCTCTTTTGGCACCTCCGGCCGTTGATGATGCCTATCAGTTATACGTCAATGGAAACTTATTGGGCAGTGCCGGAGACTTTTCAAAAAAAATCCCATTGGCCTATAGCATCCGGCCGAGTTTTTTTTTGCTGCCCGACTCCTTATCTAAGGATGGACAGGTCACTTTGGCCTTTAGGGTCTGGATGAGCCCGGGCACGTTAGGTCAGGCGCCGGACCTCGGTGGGATCCATATTGCGCCTGTACTTGGCGTAAAAGATACGGTTGAATCTGCATACAGATTCCAATGGAGCCAAAGCATCAAGGGCTATATCGTGGAAGTCGTTGAACCGGTGATTTTTGTCTTACTGGCCATTGGCGTGTTTTCTGTTTTAAAAAGCAAAGAACAATTTCTTTTGCGTAAATGGTTGATTGTTGGTCTGATTCTTCTGGGCTTATATAGGGTAAATCAGGCCGTCTATACCTGGTTTCAGATCGAATCCACACATGCCTATGACGTAATCTCTACTGTGTTACTGAGGCCGATGATTTTGGGAAGCTGGCTGACGGCCTGGTGGCACTGGTACCAGCCCAGATTGCCTGGCAGGATCCCGTGGCTGGTATCCGCTCTTACTATTCTTTATATTTGCGCCGCGTTTTTAGGGCTCGCCTGGACGACAGGGCTTGCGGATCATGATTTCTTTCAGAATCTGACGACTTATATCCGCTATCTTTTTCTTGCTTTACTGGTATTGATTGTCTGCGGAGGCATCATTCAGCAGCCGCAAAAAAAATGGTTGGGGCTGTTGGCAGTAATATTATTGTCTGTCGGGTTATTTGCCAGGGAGTTTGCTTTACTGCACCTTTTGCCTGGCATCTATTTCCCTTATGGGGTGGGTGTATCTCTGACACAATATGTCTACGCGGGTTTTGTAATTGTGATCTATATTATACTCTACGGATATGCAATAGATCAACCCTCTGACCGGAAAACGACAAACCCCCTATAA
- a CDS encoding methyltransferase family protein, whose product MATSEQIDQKDHPGVYIPPPLFYIAFFYFSIILEHDFPLGVEFLRKYTTQFIGWVLGLIGIGVGLMTLVQFIRSRNTIVTIKSAHSLQTKGVYAYSRNPLYVSLFFVYFGAAIFWGNWWTFILSPFLGMIMKLYVIKREERYLKRRFGKLYKNYKRNVRRWF is encoded by the coding sequence ATGGCCACCAGTGAACAAATAGATCAGAAGGATCATCCGGGTGTCTATATACCCCCTCCCTTATTTTACATTGCCTTTTTTTATTTCTCCATAATCCTGGAACATGATTTTCCATTAGGCGTGGAATTTCTGCGGAAGTACACTACCCAATTTATTGGTTGGGTGTTGGGCTTGATTGGGATCGGCGTGGGCCTGATGACCCTGGTTCAGTTTATCCGTAGCCGTAACACGATTGTGACGATCAAATCCGCGCATTCCCTGCAAACCAAAGGGGTATATGCATACTCCCGCAATCCGCTCTATGTCAGCCTGTTTTTTGTTTATTTCGGAGCGGCGATTTTCTGGGGCAATTGGTGGACCTTTATATTATCGCCCTTTTTAGGAATGATCATGAAGCTATATGTGATCAAAAGAGAAGAGCGCTACCTTAAGCGAAGGTTCGGGAAGCTCTATAAAAACTACAAGAGAAATGTTCGCAGGTGGTTTTGA
- the gpmI gene encoding 2,3-bisphosphoglycerate-independent phosphoglycerate mutase, whose translation MQAKKAILLIMDGWGLGKSKQTDAIQAANTPFVDALYDKYPHTTLVTYGESVGLPDGQMGNSEVGHLNLGAGRIVYQELQRINVAIREKTFHKNAALLDAIHKAKNGGKPLHLLGLVSDGGVHSHINHLKAIIDVCKEQGLKNVFVHAFTDGRDCDPHSGKGFIKELLDHMKATGIGQIASITGRYYAMDRDKRWERVRLAYDAIVHGKGELTGDLLLAIDQSYKNEVTDEFIKPIINQDLQDNPDSRLSDGDVAICFNFRTDRCREITQVLTQEDFPDFGMQKLDIDYTTMTEYNKAFKGVHVIFQNEDLNNTIGEVLESNGKKQIRIAETEKYPHVTFFFSGGREKEFEGEKRIIAASPKVATYDLQPEMSAGEITAKILPEINEETADFICLNFANTDMVGHTGVFSAVVKAAETVDNCVAQIVPAALAHGYNIFLTADHGNADNMVNPDGTPNTQHSVNLVPLFLITNDYKGPLKAGKLGDVAPSILKSMDIAIPKEMTGTPLF comes from the coding sequence ATGCAAGCAAAAAAAGCCATTCTACTTATTATGGATGGATGGGGACTGGGGAAAAGTAAACAAACAGACGCCATTCAAGCCGCAAATACGCCATTTGTCGATGCTCTGTATGATAAATACCCACATACGACTCTTGTCACCTATGGAGAATCCGTCGGACTGCCGGACGGACAGATGGGCAACAGCGAAGTCGGGCACTTGAATCTGGGGGCCGGCAGGATTGTCTATCAAGAGCTGCAACGGATCAATGTCGCGATCAGGGAAAAAACATTTCACAAAAACGCCGCGCTTTTAGACGCTATACATAAAGCAAAAAACGGCGGCAAACCGCTGCATCTGCTCGGGCTGGTCAGCGACGGTGGGGTGCATAGCCATATTAACCATCTGAAAGCCATTATAGATGTTTGTAAAGAGCAGGGGCTCAAAAATGTATTTGTGCACGCTTTTACAGACGGCAGGGATTGTGATCCCCATAGCGGCAAGGGCTTTATTAAAGAACTTCTGGACCATATGAAAGCTACCGGTATCGGTCAGATCGCCTCTATCACCGGCCGTTACTATGCGATGGACAGGGATAAACGCTGGGAAAGGGTCAGACTCGCCTATGATGCTATCGTTCATGGGAAAGGCGAACTTACCGGCGACCTTCTCCTTGCCATTGACCAGTCTTATAAAAATGAGGTGACCGATGAATTCATTAAGCCCATTATTAATCAAGACTTGCAAGATAATCCGGACAGCCGTTTAAGTGACGGCGATGTAGCCATCTGCTTTAACTTCAGAACGGACCGTTGCCGTGAAATCACCCAGGTACTGACGCAGGAAGACTTCCCGGATTTTGGGATGCAAAAACTTGACATTGATTATACGACCATGACCGAATATAACAAGGCGTTCAAAGGTGTTCACGTGATCTTTCAAAATGAAGATTTAAATAATACCATTGGAGAGGTCCTGGAAAGCAACGGCAAAAAGCAGATCCGCATCGCGGAAACGGAGAAGTATCCGCACGTAACGTTCTTTTTCAGTGGCGGACGCGAGAAAGAATTTGAAGGTGAAAAGCGTATCATCGCTGCTTCGCCAAAAGTGGCTACCTACGATCTTCAGCCTGAGATGTCAGCGGGTGAGATCACCGCTAAGATCTTGCCGGAAATTAACGAAGAAACAGCGGACTTTATTTGCCTGAACTTTGCCAACACCGACATGGTGGGCCATACGGGCGTATTCTCTGCTGTTGTCAAGGCCGCTGAAACCGTTGACAATTGTGTTGCCCAGATCGTTCCGGCAGCCTTGGCCCATGGCTACAATATCTTCCTGACAGCTGACCATGGTAACGCAGATAATATGGTAAATCCGGACGGCACACCCAACACCCAACATTCCGTAAACCTGGTACCACTCTTTTTAATCACGAATGATTATAAAGGGCCACTCAAAGCAGGAAAACTGGGAGATGTGGCACCATCTATTTTAAAATCAATGGATATCGCTATTCCAAAAGAAATGACAGGTACGCCTCTATTCTAA
- the rpsP gene encoding 30S ribosomal protein S16, protein MAVKIRLQRHGSKKRPFYFIVVADARSPRDGKFIQKLGTYNPLTVPATIQLDRQKSLEWLHKGAQPTDTVRQILSFKGVLYLKHLLRGVKLGLFDEAAAMEKFQAWYSDHEAKVQKRTEEHKKQQRANRQRPVVKKAAPAAAPAENQAPEAPAEGPAEAPAEA, encoded by the coding sequence ATGGCAGTGAAAATTAGATTACAAAGACACGGGAGCAAGAAACGTCCGTTTTATTTTATCGTAGTAGCAGACGCTCGCTCTCCCAGAGATGGTAAGTTTATCCAGAAGCTGGGTACTTATAATCCGCTAACCGTTCCGGCAACTATTCAATTAGATCGTCAAAAATCTTTAGAATGGTTACACAAAGGCGCTCAACCTACAGACACCGTTCGTCAGATTTTATCTTTTAAAGGTGTTTTATACCTGAAGCACTTATTAAGAGGTGTAAAATTAGGTCTGTTTGATGAAGCTGCTGCCATGGAAAAATTCCAGGCGTGGTATTCAGATCATGAAGCCAAAGTACAGAAACGTACTGAGGAACATAAAAAGCAACAGCGTGCAAACCGTCAGCGTCCAGTTGTCAAGAAAGCAGCTCCTGCGGCGGCTCCTGCTGAAAATCAGGCACCCGAAGCTCCGGCTGAAGGACCTGCAGAGGCACCAGCTGAAGCATAG
- a CDS encoding SulP family inorganic anion transporter: protein MTQHKSSIFAFLKKDLVAGLIVFLIALPLCLGIAQASNVPLFAGIVSGIIGGILIGMMSGSTFSVSGPAAGLVAIIIGAMEELGAFEILLCATLLAGVIQLLLGFAKAGTFANFFPSSVIEGMLAGIGLTIIFKQLPDAVGFHGEMLGLQDAERGINFSLLTGITDNLHFGAIIISVVSLLILILWQTNIPGKIKLIPAGLLAVLIGTGLHLAFQSSGNSLALQEEYLVHLSIPNSFKDFIGQFSTPDFSGFQNPQVWRYGAVIAVVASIETLLCIEATDKLDPLKRNTSGNRELKAQGIGNILSGLIGGLPITSVIVRSSANLNSGAKSRLSTIFHGTLLLICVATIPAILNLIPKAALAAILIFTGYRLARPSIFRHMYKVGPTEFIPFVVTAVAVATPFLGLLKGVALGFVINIFYLLRGNMRIPYYYRRIQSKNGDAITLKLAQEVSFLNKGSIKKTLDAFTEGSTIIIDATESAYIDYDVLEVIREFHDVKAKEKNITVSLVGFKNSYRIPEGSRVNYLMNELDQDQEAKRSAGKHTKLLEELKMA, encoded by the coding sequence ATGACACAACATAAATCATCCATATTTGCCTTTCTGAAAAAAGACCTGGTCGCCGGGCTTATCGTTTTCTTAATTGCCTTACCTCTCTGCCTGGGTATCGCACAGGCGTCCAATGTTCCACTCTTCGCGGGGATCGTTTCGGGGATCATCGGCGGTATTCTGATTGGCATGATGAGCGGCAGCACATTTAGCGTGAGTGGGCCGGCCGCCGGGCTGGTCGCCATTATTATCGGAGCGATGGAAGAATTAGGCGCTTTTGAGATTTTATTATGCGCCACCCTTCTGGCCGGAGTTATTCAATTGTTACTCGGCTTCGCCAAGGCGGGCACCTTTGCCAACTTCTTTCCCTCCAGTGTAATCGAAGGTATGCTGGCGGGTATCGGCCTTACAATTATTTTTAAACAACTACCGGACGCAGTAGGCTTCCATGGAGAAATGCTCGGATTGCAGGACGCGGAAAGAGGCATTAATTTTTCTCTGTTAACCGGTATCACGGACAACCTGCATTTCGGCGCTATTATAATTTCCGTCGTGAGTTTGCTGATACTTATCCTGTGGCAAACGAATATCCCAGGTAAGATCAAACTCATTCCCGCAGGCTTATTAGCCGTATTGATCGGCACAGGTTTGCACTTGGCTTTTCAGTCTTCGGGAAACAGTCTGGCGCTACAGGAAGAATACCTTGTACATTTGAGCATTCCTAATTCATTTAAGGACTTCATCGGTCAGTTCAGTACCCCTGACTTTTCCGGGTTCCAGAATCCGCAGGTATGGCGGTATGGCGCTGTAATCGCTGTCGTAGCCTCTATCGAGACACTGCTCTGCATCGAGGCAACAGATAAGCTGGATCCCCTAAAAAGGAACACTTCCGGCAACAGGGAGCTTAAAGCTCAGGGCATCGGTAATATTCTCAGCGGGCTGATTGGCGGCCTGCCGATCACCTCTGTTATTGTGCGATCCAGCGCGAATCTTAACTCAGGGGCCAAGTCCAGATTGTCCACGATATTCCATGGCACCTTACTGCTGATTTGTGTAGCGACGATCCCAGCCATTCTCAATCTGATCCCAAAGGCAGCATTAGCAGCTATTTTGATCTTTACCGGTTATAGACTGGCCAGGCCATCTATCTTCCGGCATATGTATAAGGTAGGCCCGACGGAATTCATTCCCTTTGTGGTAACAGCCGTTGCGGTGGCCACACCTTTCCTTGGCTTACTCAAAGGGGTTGCTCTTGGATTTGTGATCAATATCTTTTACCTGCTGCGCGGCAATATGCGTATCCCCTATTATTACCGTCGCATACAATCTAAAAACGGTGACGCCATCACGCTGAAGCTGGCCCAGGAGGTTTCGTTTCTTAATAAAGGAAGTATCAAGAAAACCCTGGACGCCTTCACGGAAGGCAGTACGATCATTATAGATGCTACGGAAAGCGCCTATATTGATTATGATGTACTGGAAGTCATCCGTGAGTTCCATGATGTCAAGGCTAAGGAAAAAAATATTACCGTTTCGCTGGTAGGCTTTAAAAATAGTTACCGTATCCCAGAGGGCAGCAGGGTGAACTACCTGATGAATGAACTAGATCAAGACCAGGAGGCCAAACGCTCTGCCGGCAAGCACACCAAGCTGCTGGAAGAGCTGAAAATGGCTTAG